The genomic stretch GGTGGGCGTTGTTTCCACTTCTCAACGTATTTTGACCAAGCCTGGTTGCTCGCTACTACTTCCTGCCACTTGGACGCGGCACAACGATTGCGGTTGATAGTCGTATTGCAGGAACTCGCAGTCAAACACGAATGAGACATCCGAGGCAGCGCGCACCGAGATCGACTGCGTTGTCGTAGCGGCCATAAGATCCGGACTACGTCGTCCATGACCGCGAGGCCGGGGTAAATAATATGCAGACCGAAACTGTGGCAAATCTCCTTCTGGTCGACGATGATGCAGAAAACCTGGCGTCGCTGCAACTGGCGCTCGAAAGCGTCGGTCATCACGTAAGCATTGCTGGTGACGCATCGCGGGCGATGGAAATGCTGATGCGCGAACCGATTGAGCTCGTTGTGACAGACTATGAAATGCCCGGCATGGACGGTGCTGAATTCTGTCGTCAGGTGCGCGCGCAACCCGCGCATCGTGATCTGCCCATCGTGATGCTGTCCGCAGGTCCCGAACCCGTGTGCGTCCTGCGTTGCTGGACGCTTTTTTTCGCAAGCCTGCACCTTTCGAGCGTCTCACGGCCGCCATCGGGGCCCAGATTGCCGGGCGCACTACCCTGTAACACGGGCCAGACGATCCGATGACGTACGGAAGCCTGAAAGTAGGGGGCCGGCGCCAGTTCATTGATGAGCGACAGATGTAGACGGCTGAGGAGGCGGAATGAAGAATTGGATGCTGGCGTATCAGGTTGTAGTCTGGCTGAGCGCTGCCTTGTTTTCAATAGCGGGTTGCCTTTGAATCGTGACGCACGTGCCGCGGTAATCATGAGAGTTCATCGCTCCTGTCCCGACGCGCGCGCCACGCGCGGATGTCTCTACTTTCCAGAATCGTGGTGAATCCATGCGCAAGCCTCTGAAACCGAAAGTGCCACGCCATGCGCGCCGGCAGGACGTATTGACGGCCAAACGCAATGTGAAGATGGCCAGTTCTACGCACGCCTACCTGCGTGGCAACACGGTCAAATTCTATGACTGGTTGAAGGAAGCGGAAATTCGGGGGTTGCCTGAAGGGCCTGCCATCTGGATCTGTGGCGACTGCCACACAGGCAATCTTGGCCCGATAGCAAATTCTCAGGGAAAAATCGAAGTTCAGATTCGCGATCTCGATCAAACCGTCATCGGTAACCCCGTGCATGATCTTGTTCGCCTCGGATTGTCTTTAGCGACCGCCGCGCGCGGATCGGCACTTCCGGGCGTTACCACCATCAACATGATCGAAGCGCTCTTCGAGGGGTACTTGCAACCGTTCTCGAAAGAGACGACTTCGCGGGAGCCTGGCGAGAGACCAGAGGTGGTGCGTGTGGTGATGCGTGAGGCCGTGCGACGCACGTGGAAGCATCTTGCGCGCGAGAGACTGGACGATGTCCAGCCAACTATACCGTTCGGCAAGCGTTTCTGGCCAGTCAGTCAGAAAGAGCGAACCGAAATCGAATCGCTTTTTCAG from Paraburkholderia hospita encodes the following:
- a CDS encoding response regulator, producing the protein MQTETVANLLLVDDDAENLASLQLALESVGHHVSIAGDASRAMEMLMREPIELVVTDYEMPGMDGAEFCRQVRAQPAHRDLPIVMLSAGPEPVCVLRCWTLFFASLHLSSVSRPPSGPRLPGALPCNTGQTIR